The segment tttgcacacacacacattaacatctGCTTGCcacacttgcatgggttggatggtttgacacaGAGCTgttcagactccaattgtctgttatggcatggtttctatgactggatgcccttcttaatgccaaccacttaacagagtgcaTTACTTTAGAACAGTATATACCCCACCGATGGGGCATGGGAAAATTGGAGTGGGGCATGTGTTAGCGTGGGTTGTGAAAATTTTTGCAAGTGACTTGAGCGCACACTTGTTGATCTTAAGCCAATTttaatttttggatcttttcgcttttgaattcacctcaataggcgtcattgattggttgaaattgctgaaatgcaagaaaataaacaagaaatagcttacaaactacagaattttctcaagaaagccaagagaaaatgatgttttataaacacattctacccgtatacgaagtttaaaagtgtttagttacaaagaaattattttaaaaatctgtcggtcaaagcgaaaagaaccgtaaaaatatatacaaaaacttgTAGTTTCACTGCTACGCCAGCCATTGAAAAACCTCTCACTACAGCTCAATGTTATTCTTTAATTTTCCCTCACCTCCATTAAATATTTTGGACTGCCACTCATTCCCTTTCCCCTGTcatgtctgtctttctcaaccaGTTTGGctgcaaacaaaaatacattagttatgatgcataataatttcttacTTGGGCACAAATTTATAGACTACTGTCTATAAATGAGATTTTATAGCATTAGTGATGTTTTTATTATCATACATGGAGTTGGCTTCGTCTAGATGCAAAAACAGGTTAAGTtgccaacaacaataaaatctatataatttgtattttttctcaAGAATAATGTTGTTTCATACACATTGTTAATACAAGCTTATAAATGCTTAACTAACTAGACTTTATATAACTGTGTCTATtatacctgtgtgtttgtgtccagagagagagagagagagaaactaattAGGCATAGTATAAATGTGTCtattatacatctgtgtatgtagagaaagagagagattcacTAGgcattatgtaaatatgtacaggtATCTTCAAAAATTTTGTCTGATACATGCAAGTTTGgtaaaatggatattaaaatcAGAGGATGTGTTTGTTAtacacaaaaatgtgtgtgtgtgtgtagagagagagagagacttcaaAAATTTTGTTTAGTTTCCAGTTAACCTTTATCAGGCCATCCTTGTTTTTACATTAATGATACATTGTTCAATGTTTCCTTCTGTTTCCCATTCCAAAACAGCAGATTATGATTTGAgagcaatttggctgctatttctggcaccTTGAACAACCAAATAGAGGTCTCTTTGATTGGTTATATGAGAAAAATTACTGAGTTGTTTGGCTTCGAACCCCTTGATTTGGCAGATATATAATTACAGACGTTCTAGCTATGACTATTGTCCTTTTGCTTTTTCTAGGTGTAGTGTTCCCCAGATTatatctaatgtttttttttgttttgttttcagactGTAGGGTGTGAttagagggagatttagctatttttctagcagatcaagcaaccacataACAGTTCCTTGTTCTCTAAAAATTTTGCGAGTTAAGTTTACATTCTGAAAGACTAAGTATTAAGAACAGGTCTTAGCAGATTAGATTCCTCAGAGATTTGGCCAATAGGATATTTATGGTCACAAAGCATGGACTCTGACAAATTTGAAGAGAACATAATGTGTTTGAAATGTGGGTGAATAGGAGAATGTTACGGGTCTCTTACAAAGACCATTGGATGGCTGCTTAACTTCAATGCTACCTCAGTtatatttaccaaagttttactgaatcttaatttattttaaacacaGGCACAGTTTATAGAGCACTTGCACTAGCTTTGTTTTTAACTTATTTGGGACACTTTTGCTGCTCTAGATGTTATTAAACTTTCCCGTGAACATTCTTGTCAAGGCTAGCCATGTCCTAATCCCTTTCTTAAATAACTGATTTTTTTAgtcccgcatagcccctgcccattcaaagtaccttggataccagaacatcccgctgtgcttgaggagacctattgagtcaagtacatgaacatcgaaataaatatcaatggaaatagtagttgtgatacctgtgccagtggcacataaaaagcaccatccgaacgtagccgatgccggcgccgccttgactggtttctgtgccggtgacacgttaaaagcaccaaccgatcgtggccaatgccagactcccctggcacgtaaaaagcacccactacactcgcggagtggttggtgttaggaagggcatccagctgtagaaacactgccagatcagactggagcctggtgcagcccctggcttcccagactccggtcgaaccgtccaacccatgctagcgcagaaaacagacgttaaacgatgatgatgatgcttatttcTGAGAATGAAACTTTTTGCCTAAAAAATATAAAGGCTATTAAActcttttctttttgcattgtAAGAagctctttatcatcatcatcatcatcctcttcatcatcatcatcatcatcacttaatgccTGTTTTCTATGCTGTCACAGGTTggctggcttgacaggaactggcaaggtcaAGGgacacaccaggttccatagtctgcttTGGTTTGGCTTCTAGATAGAtccccttccttatgccaaccacttcacagaggaTATTGTgtactttttatgtagcactttggttttaggatatcaattctttTGTGGTGGATAGCTCCTCTTTAGTAAGGGCAGTTCATCttcactattttattattttcattgtggaTTAAATCACTCACTCATAGACACAATTTGTTAAttagcttttaattttttttttttttcagaactaaGCGACATGTAGAAAGTCCTCAATCAGATAAACTCATTCCAGATTCCTTTATACGTGAAGATCTGTTGCGTTTTTGCGAATCTTTATACAGATATGAAACAGCTaaagagacatttagaaattgtGAAGATTTTTGTAAAACCACAAACTTTCTAAGCAGAAATCCATTCTCAACAAATGCAGATATTCATTTGGATAGCTTAGCACTCAGCCATGAAATTCTAGGCTTTACCCTTGAGAGAAAATCCAGTAGTTTATCTGAAGCTGGTGGTGGCATATTTGTCACAAAAGGTTCAATACCAGCCAACACGTTTGTTTGTCTTTATCCTGGTAagtttaattaaaacattttagaaaaatcatcatcatcatcatcatcatcaccaccaccaccaccatcatcatcatcgtcgtcttaatgtcctcttatttctttattgcccacaaggggctaaacacagagaggacaaacaaggacagacaaacggattaagtcgattatatcgaccccagttcgtaactggtacttaatttattgacctcaaaaggatgaacggcaaagttgacctcggcggaatttgaactcagaacgtaatggcagacgaaatacccatttctttactacccataaggggctaaacacagagaggacaaacaaggacagacaaagggattagatcgattacatcgaccccagtgcgtaactggtacttaatttattgacctcgaaaggatgaaaggcaaagtcgaccttggcggaatttgaactcagaacgtagcggcagatgaaataccgctaagcatttctgccaactccccaccttcttttctatgcttgcatggatcaaagAGAATTTGTtgtgacagattttctacagctagaagTTCCTGctgtcaccagccctcacctgtttccaaataaggtaacatTTTCTCATAGCTAAACCTCCTTTTCATGGATGACTGGAAATGCACAACCAAGCTTACataatggtgatgctcatttatccTAGAgacatcccccaccaccaccaaagaaaaaaaacatgatagtcacagctggaatgatTTTGTTCATAGACCTGCTCAATCAGTATTCACCTGGAACTAATCAGCAATCCTAAATAATTTGCAGCTAGATCTAAATTAGCTCACCACAACAATGCTGCTAGCCCAAGCATGGATGAATACTTCTAGAGGTTTCCAGGATTCACTCTttatgtattattgttattactgaatGTTTAAAAGAGCTACCTATGTATCATACCTAATGTATATACACAGctgataggccagttactgtgGTAGCTGTCCTGAAATAGCATCTCTTATGGACATACTGTGTTAAAACCAATAAATATCAGGGGGAGATGTGTGTTTTAGGcacagtattcttttatttgttttagttatttgactgcgaccatgctggaactccaccttgaagagttttttgttaaacaatttgaccccagttgtcaagcaatgatggtggaacaaacacagacaaagagacataaacacatgaatatatatatatatatatatatatatatgatggacttctttcagtttccatctatcaaatcaactcacaagactttggttatcccaagtctatagtagaagacaagatgccacgcaatgggactgaacccagaaccatgtggttgggaagcaagcttcttaccacacaaccacgcctgcacctattttccataagagatgttatctcaggatAAATACCACAGTAACTGACCTATCAACAGTGTACAAATATCAAGCAGCAAACATAGATGGCTGTTTAACTTCGATACTACCTCAGTTATGTTTACCAAATTTTTACTGaatcttaatttattttaaacacaGGCACAGTTTACAGAGTTCATGATCCACTCTTCTTTCAAAGTCTTAAAAACCAATTCATTTTCCGCTGCGCTGACCAAATACACATCGATGGTAATGACCGAGGATTATCAAAAATAATATTCAAGTAAGTGTTGTCTACAGCCCTTACTTGCTTACTGGACATTTCATTTCTTATCAGGATTGTTATGTTATAAAAACAGTTAAGCTGTACATgtgtatcattatttttcttataattttatatcattgtatgctttaaccctttcattaccaacctttCTGAAACCACCCTTAATCCTACAATAAAAACTTCCTATTTGAACACTTTAGCTTTCTGACTACCCTGTCAAATGTTGACAAGTCCCTTAACGCCTTAGGAGCCATTGGGGCACTGCAGTCATTCAGTGTATCTAGAGCGAGGAAGCCTGGCAGAGCCCATCCCTCTccaggctaaactcatttctatagctgagtggactggagcattgtgaagtgttttgctcaagaacacaatgcattgcctggtccaggaatcgaaaccacaatcctacagtCATGAACCCAACACACTACCCACTAAATGGTGCACCTCCACTAGTGGTACTCATTtctgtggactggagcaatgtgaagtgttttactcaagaacacaatgcatcacctggtccaggaattgaaaccgcaatcttatgattgtgagtccagtaccctaactactaagccatgtgccttcaaaagtaatgcttattaattcacattgttttgaattaattatgcattatcttgtgaaggtgcatggttcagtggttagagcgtcgagcttacgatcgtgaggttgtgagtttgaatcctggaccgggctgcatgttgtgttcttgagcaaaacactttatttcaaattgctccagctcactcaattgtggaaatgaattgaaacatcacaggtgccaagctgtattggcctttgcgtttcccttggataacactagtggcatagagaggggaggttggtatgcataggcgactgctggtcttccataaacaaccttgcccagacttgtgcctgggagggtaactttctaggtgcaatcccacggtcagtcatgaccaaagggggtctcagcatgcattatcttatagttttgagatttcaatggtgtgatttcttatttttagaatg is part of the Octopus sinensis linkage group LG8, ASM634580v1, whole genome shotgun sequence genome and harbors:
- the LOC115215104 gene encoding SET domain-containing protein 9-like isoform X2; its protein translation is MFLLSYMELASSRCKNRTKRHVESPQSDKLIPDSFIREDLLRFCESLYRYETAKETFRNCEDFCKTTNFLSRNPFSTNADIHLDSLALSHEILGFTLERKSSSLSEAGGGIFVTKGSIPANTFVCLYPGTVYRVHDPLFFQSLKNQFIFRCADQIHIDGNDRGLSKIIFKSCTHRDRRFPYWTADATWMSTWPVNPLAVGQYVNNQTPEFPANVAYQEFDISSNFPIHLSRYLPYVEYSGGLNLYNSVNGLLRGVALVSLRSIHAGEELFSTYFTVIEAPQQ
- the LOC115215104 gene encoding SET domain-containing protein 9-like isoform X1, with protein sequence MALMSSWIKRWRQYRHRFTPWLAFNWTNRTKRHVESPQSDKLIPDSFIREDLLRFCESLYRYETAKETFRNCEDFCKTTNFLSRNPFSTNADIHLDSLALSHEILGFTLERKSSSLSEAGGGIFVTKGSIPANTFVCLYPGTVYRVHDPLFFQSLKNQFIFRCADQIHIDGNDRGLSKIIFKSCTHRDRRFPYWTADATWMSTWPVNPLAVGQYVNNQTPEFPANVAYQEFDISSNFPIHLSRYLPYVEYSGGLNLYNSVNGLLRGVALVSLRSIHAGEELFSTYFTVIEAPQQ